TGATCGCGATAAGAAACAGCATCATCAAAAAAATCTTCCAGCGCACCGAGGTTCTGGCCTCGGTCATCACTGTTGCCCGCGTTGTCGTCTGCATGACGGCGTCTCCTGTTTTCGTCCTTCGGTTGAGGCAGTTCTGATGGGGGTGTCGCGCAACAGGCCGGAGTATAGGATACGTAATCTGTAATTACAACGCGTGTAAGTTATTGATTTTACGATGTTGCGGATGCACAATTTCAGGGTGTGGTAGCCTTGCTGTGGTGCATTTCCCCATTTTGGTGACGTCTGTGACACAAACGCTTTCCCCCTCCGCGCGCCTGCGCACGCTTGGCATGTCGGCCGAGATCGCCGCGCGGCTGCGCACCATGATCGAAGAGGGCGAACTTCCGCCCGGCGCGCGCATCGACGAACGCGCCTTCTGCGAGACCTTCGATGTGTCCAAGACGCCGCTGCGCGAGGCGCTGAAGGTGCTGGTGTCCGAGGGGCTGGTGCTGCACCGGCAGTACATCGGCTACCGGGTGGCGCCGCTGGACCTGGAAGAACTGCGCGCCACCTTCGAAACCCTGCACGGGCTGGAGGCGCTGGCGGGCGAGCTGGCGGCGCAGCGGCTGGGCCCGGCGGCGATGGCCAAGCTGGAGCGGCGCCACCAGGCCATGATCGATGCCCATGCCGCCGGCCGGCGCACCGACTATTTCCGCATCAACCAGGAGATCCACCAGCTCATCATCGACGGGGCCGCCAACCCGGTGCTGGCCGGCGTCTACGCCGCGCTGATGAGCAAGGTCCACCGCGCGCGCGGCGCCGCCAACGCCGATACCCTGCGCTGGCAGGAGTCGCACGAAGAACACGAGGCCATCATGGCCGCGTTGCGCGAGCCCGGCCGGCCGCGGCTGGC
The window above is part of the Cupriavidus taiwanensis LMG 19424 genome. Proteins encoded here:
- a CDS encoding GntR family transcriptional regulator → MTQTLSPSARLRTLGMSAEIAARLRTMIEEGELPPGARIDERAFCETFDVSKTPLREALKVLVSEGLVLHRQYIGYRVAPLDLEELRATFETLHGLEALAGELAAQRLGPAAMAKLERRHQAMIDAHAAGRRTDYFRINQEIHQLIIDGAANPVLAGVYAALMSKVHRARGAANADTLRWQESHEEHEAIMAALREPGRPRLAQVLRSHSENTAREVLTVVAQTLAEGTARNGALKQSA